Proteins from a single region of Catenulispora acidiphila DSM 44928:
- a CDS encoding nitroreductase family deazaflavin-dependent oxidoreductase produces the protein MTPKALKSTAQALARQRWFVAVGKRTLPHVDRVLYKATRGRVGAMSPSGLTGLLLTTVGRKTGKERSVPLLYVGHEGKYYLTGSNWGQEHHPVWTLNLMANPEATLTVKGKKIPVTARLLEGEERTQIWPVLTTTWPNFDVYTERSGRELRVFELTPR, from the coding sequence ATGACGCCCAAGGCACTGAAGAGCACGGCCCAGGCACTCGCCCGCCAGCGTTGGTTCGTGGCCGTCGGCAAGCGCACGCTCCCGCACGTGGACCGCGTCCTGTACAAGGCGACGCGCGGGCGCGTCGGCGCGATGAGCCCGTCCGGCCTCACCGGACTCCTGCTCACCACCGTGGGCCGCAAGACCGGCAAGGAGCGCTCCGTCCCGCTGCTCTACGTCGGCCACGAGGGCAAGTACTACCTCACCGGCTCGAACTGGGGTCAGGAGCACCACCCGGTGTGGACGCTGAACCTGATGGCGAACCCCGAGGCGACGCTCACCGTCAAGGGCAAGAAGATCCCGGTCACGGCGCGCCTGTTGGAAGGCGAGGAGCGCACACAGATCTGGCCGGTGCTGACCACGACCTGGCCCAACTTCGACGTCTACACCGAGCGCAGCGGTCGGGAGCTGCGGGTCTTCGAGCTGACGCCGCGCTGA